The Pseudoalteromonas tunicata genome segment ATGGCGCATTGTCACAACAAGACCTCTCGATGCTCCAAGCGGGTGCTCGTGTTGAAGTGGATATGGGCAAAGATGATCCACTTGATTTTGTTTTGTGGAAAAAAGCGAAACCAGAAGAACCAAGTTGGGGATCGCCATGGGGAGCAGGTCGCCCAGGTTGGCACATTGAATGCTCGGCCATGAGTTCAAAACATTTGGGTGATCATTTTGATATTCATGGTGGCGGCTCGGATTTACAATTTCCCCATCATGAAAATGAAATTGCTCAATCATGCTGTGCATCAGGTCAAAAATATGTAAATACGTGGATCCACACCGGTATGGTGCAAGTTAATAAAGAAAAAATGTCAAAGTCACTGAATAACTTTTTTACCGTACGTGAAGTATTAAAACAATATGACCGTGAAACAGTGCGCTTTTTCTTAATTAATGGCCATTACCGCAGTCAGCTTAATTATTCACAGGAAAATTTAGATCAAGCTCGTTCGTCATTAGAGCGTATTTATACGGCTTTACGTGGTGTGACACCTACACCTGTCGATTTGGCTGCTAACGAATATGTGGCAAAATTTCGCCAAGCAATGAATGATGATTTTAATACACCAGAAGCGTTACCTGTTGTATTTGAGTTAGCGAAAGAAATAAATCGAGTTAAAGATTCCGACAGTTCGAAAGCTGCAGAGTTAGCGTTTGTTCTTAAAGCAATTACCGAAGTACTAGGGATTGCTCAGCAAGAACCTGAGAGCTTTTTACAAGGTAATCAAGACGAAGATGAAGTGGCGCAAATCGAAGCCTTAATTGCACAGCGTAACCAAGCGCGCGCCGATAAAAATTGGGCGCTTGCTGACGATGCTCGCGATAAATTAAATGCGATGAATATCATACTCGAAGACAGTGCTGGAAAAACAACTTGGCGCAAAGCGTAATACAGCGTCAAAGCAATAAAAAAACCGCTTAAATGCGGTTTTTTTATTGCAAAAAAAGCTCAATTAAAATTGAATTAACTGTGGTATTTTTCGCAGGCCTCGAGGGTATTTTCAATCAAGCTAGCAACAGTCATAGGACCTACGCCACCAGGCACTGGAGTAATAAAACTTGCACGTTGCTCCGCGACATCATAGGCCACATCACCTACTAATTTACCGTCTTCAAGGCGATTAATCCCAACATCAATCACAATGGCAC includes the following:
- the cysS gene encoding cysteine--tRNA ligase gives rise to the protein MVQIYNTLTRQKEQFKPMVAGKISMYVCGITIYDYCHVGHARTYVSFDVMNRYFRHLGYDVTYVRNITDVDDKIIKRAHENNEEINDLTVRMTKAMHEDFNALNMLPADIEPTVTGHIPEIITMVERLIEKGHAYIAGNGDVLFDVSTFAAYGALSQQDLSMLQAGARVEVDMGKDDPLDFVLWKKAKPEEPSWGSPWGAGRPGWHIECSAMSSKHLGDHFDIHGGGSDLQFPHHENEIAQSCCASGQKYVNTWIHTGMVQVNKEKMSKSLNNFFTVREVLKQYDRETVRFFLINGHYRSQLNYSQENLDQARSSLERIYTALRGVTPTPVDLAANEYVAKFRQAMNDDFNTPEALPVVFELAKEINRVKDSDSSKAAELAFVLKAITEVLGIAQQEPESFLQGNQDEDEVAQIEALIAQRNQARADKNWALADDARDKLNAMNIILEDSAGKTTWRKA